A window of the Pseudomonas fluorescens genome harbors these coding sequences:
- a CDS encoding MdtA/MuxA family multidrug efflux RND transporter periplasmic adaptor subunit has translation MVNHSMQSSSRNSRRWLLSLLVLLVIAGLCWKFWPAGSTHKEGGEKAQAGHTGRSGMMRPGFGGAAGPIPVRVAPAVTGDFPLYYKALGTVTALNTINVRSRVGGELVKIYFEEGQMVKAGDLLAEIDPRPYQNALLQAEGTLLQNQAQLKNAQVDVERYRGLYKEDSIAKQTLDTAEALVGQYLGTVKTNQAAVNDAKLNLEFTKIRAPIAGRVGLRQLDVGNLVAANDTTFLAVITQTQPISVAFTLPENSLETVLARYRSGAKLPAEAWDRGDTKLQATGVLQSLDNQIDVTTGTLKFKARYENRDQSLFPNQFVNVHLLADTLKGVVLAPSAAIQFGTNGTFVYALDGDKKVTIRQLKIGASDGENTVITEGLAAGDRVVLEGTDRLKEGSEVEVVNDSKDVPTTPTEHLQGKSAATAPDATVTDKAKKGA, from the coding sequence ATGGTTAATCACTCCATGCAATCGTCTTCCCGAAACTCCCGTCGCTGGCTGCTGAGCCTGCTTGTCCTGCTGGTCATTGCCGGTCTGTGCTGGAAATTCTGGCCCGCCGGTTCGACCCACAAGGAGGGCGGCGAGAAGGCGCAGGCCGGCCACACTGGTCGTTCGGGGATGATGCGGCCGGGCTTTGGCGGCGCGGCCGGGCCGATTCCGGTGCGCGTGGCGCCGGCGGTCACCGGGGACTTCCCGCTGTACTACAAGGCCTTGGGCACGGTGACGGCGCTCAACACCATCAATGTGCGCAGCCGGGTCGGCGGCGAACTGGTGAAGATTTATTTCGAGGAAGGGCAAATGGTCAAGGCCGGCGACCTGCTGGCGGAGATCGACCCGCGTCCGTACCAGAACGCCTTGCTCCAGGCTGAAGGCACCTTGTTGCAGAATCAGGCGCAGTTGAAAAACGCTCAGGTCGATGTCGAGCGCTATCGCGGCCTGTACAAGGAAGACAGCATCGCCAAGCAGACGCTGGACACCGCCGAAGCCCTGGTCGGCCAATACCTCGGTACCGTGAAAACCAATCAGGCGGCGGTCAACGACGCCAAGCTCAATCTCGAATTCACCAAGATCCGCGCACCGATTGCCGGTCGCGTCGGCCTGCGTCAGCTCGACGTCGGCAACCTCGTGGCAGCTAACGACACCACGTTCCTGGCGGTCATCACCCAGACCCAACCGATCAGCGTCGCCTTCACCCTGCCGGAAAACAGCCTGGAAACCGTTCTCGCCCGCTATCGCAGCGGCGCCAAGCTGCCGGCCGAAGCCTGGGATCGTGGCGATACCAAACTGCAAGCCACCGGTGTGCTGCAAAGCCTCGACAACCAGATCGACGTGACCACCGGCACCCTGAAATTCAAGGCGCGCTACGAAAACCGCGATCAGTCGTTGTTCCCCAACCAGTTCGTCAATGTCCATCTGCTGGCTGACACCTTGAAAGGTGTGGTGCTGGCGCCGTCGGCGGCCATTCAGTTCGGCACCAACGGCACCTTCGTCTACGCGCTGGACGGCGACAAGAAAGTCACCATCCGCCAGTTGAAGATCGGCGCCAGCGACGGCGAAAACACCGTGATCACCGAAGGCCTGGCCGCAGGCGACCGCGTGGTGCTGGAAGGCACTGACCGCCTGAAGGAAGGCAGCGAAGTGGAGGTGGTCAACGACAGCAAGGACGTGCCGACCACCCCGACCGAACACCTGCAAGGCAAGTCCGCCGCCACCGCACCTGACGCCACCGTCACCGACAAGGCCAAGAAGGGCGCATGA
- the tpx gene encoding thiol peroxidase: MAQVTLKGNPVQVNGQLPQAGSKAPAFSLVAGNLSDVTLKDFAGKRKVLNIFPSVDTPTCATSVRKFNAQANDISNTVVLCISADLPFAQARFCGAEGLENVQNLSTLRGAEFIENYGVAIADGPLKGLTARAVVVLDENDNVLHSELVKEIAEEPNYDAALAVLK; encoded by the coding sequence ATGGCTCAAGTCACTCTCAAAGGCAACCCGGTTCAAGTCAACGGCCAACTGCCACAAGCCGGTTCCAAGGCGCCAGCCTTTTCCCTGGTAGCCGGCAATCTGTCCGACGTCACCCTGAAAGACTTTGCCGGCAAGCGCAAAGTGCTGAACATCTTCCCAAGCGTCGACACCCCGACCTGCGCCACCTCCGTGCGCAAGTTCAACGCTCAGGCCAACGACATCAGCAACACTGTTGTGCTGTGCATCTCGGCTGACCTGCCGTTCGCCCAGGCACGCTTCTGTGGCGCCGAAGGCCTGGAAAACGTACAAAACCTGTCGACCCTGCGTGGCGCCGAGTTCATCGAGAACTACGGTGTGGCCATCGCTGACGGCCCGCTCAAAGGCCTGACCGCCCGCGCTGTGGTTGTTCTGGACGAAAACGACAACGTCCTGCACAGCGAACTGGTCAAGGAAATTGCAGAAGAGCCGAACTACGATGCGGCACTTGCTGTATTGAAATAA
- a CDS encoding SRPBCC family protein, whose protein sequence is MPTLELTTLIPGRSPSEVLDFCLEGVNFPKIFPERITPLGNVDLNNLRIEAGRQFRFRHWMFNLIPSNWTVAIREVSDTHFVDEMLKGPLRAFRHEHRVAAGEGGTLYTDRVTYSAIGGAFSEGLLVNGYMRRIFEARHRNMLRLLG, encoded by the coding sequence ATGCCCACCCTGGAACTCACCACGCTGATCCCTGGCCGCTCCCCGAGCGAGGTGCTCGACTTCTGCCTGGAAGGGGTCAACTTCCCGAAGATCTTTCCCGAACGCATCACGCCGCTGGGGAACGTTGATCTGAACAACCTGCGCATCGAAGCCGGGCGGCAATTCCGCTTTCGGCACTGGATGTTCAATCTGATTCCGTCGAACTGGACGGTGGCAATTCGCGAAGTCAGCGACACGCATTTCGTCGACGAAATGCTCAAGGGGCCGTTGCGGGCCTTTCGTCATGAACATCGGGTGGCGGCGGGTGAGGGCGGTACGCTCTACACCGACCGCGTGACGTATTCGGCGATTGGCGGGGCGTTCAGCGAAGGCTTGCTGGTGAACGGTTACATGCGGCGGATCTTTGAGGCCCGGCATCGCAACATGCTGCGTTTGCTGGGTTGA
- a CDS encoding MdtB/MuxB family multidrug efflux RND transporter permease subunit: MNISRLFILRPVATTLSMLAIVLAGLIAYRLLPVSALPQVDYPTIRVMTLYPGASPDVMTSAVTAPLERQFGQMPGLTQMASTSSGGASVLTLRFSLDINMDVAEQQVQAAINAATNLLPTDLPAPPVYNKVNPADTPVLTLAITSKTMLLPKLNDLVDTRMAQKIAQISGVGMVSIAGGQRQAVRIKVNPEALAANGLNLSDVRTLIGASNVNQPKGNFDGPTRVSMLDANDQLTSPKDYANLILAYANGAPLRLKDVAQIVDGAENERLAAWANQNQAVLLNIQRQPGANVIEVVDRIKALLPSITDNLPAGLDVVVLTDRTQTIRASVTDVQHELLIAIALVVMVTFLFLRRASATIIPSVAVPLSLIGTFGVMYLAGFSVNNLTLMALTIATGFVVDDAIVMLENIARFIEEGDSPMQAALKGAKQIGFTLISLTLSLIAVLIPLLFMADVVGRLFREFAITLAVAILISLVVSLTLTPMMCARLLKREPEEHEQGRFYRASGAFIDWMISAYGRKLQWVLKHQPLTLLVAIGTLALTVFLYMVVPKGFFPVQDTGVIQGISEAPQSISFAAMGERQQALAKVILEDPAVESLSSYIGVDGDNATLNSGRLLINLKPHGQRDLTATEVIARLQPQLDKLVGIRLFMQPVQDLTIEDRVSRTQYQFSMSSPDSELLSLWSGRLVEALAQRPELTDVASDLQDKGLQVFLVIDRDAASRLGVSVSNITDALYDAFGQRQISTIYTQASQYRVVLQAQAGEKIGPQALDQIHVKTTDGGQVRLSSLAHVEERQAQLAITHIGQFPAVMMSFNLAPGVALGHAVDIIEQVQKDIGMPIGVQTQFQGAAEAFQASLSSTLLLILAAVVTMYIVLGVLYESYIHPITILSTLPSAAVGALLALLLSGNDLGMIAIIGIILLIGIVKKNAIMMIDFALDAERTQGMAPEQAIYQAALLRFRPILMTTLAALFGAVPLMLATGSGAELRQPLGLVMVGGLLVSQVLTLFTTPVIYLYFDRLGRRWGRAPSAVEPVEQP, encoded by the coding sequence ATGAACATTTCGCGTCTGTTCATCCTCCGCCCGGTCGCCACCACACTGAGCATGCTGGCCATTGTGCTGGCCGGTCTGATCGCCTATCGCCTGCTGCCGGTGTCGGCGTTGCCACAGGTCGATTACCCGACCATCCGGGTCATGACCCTTTATCCGGGCGCCAGTCCGGACGTGATGACCAGTGCCGTCACCGCGCCGCTGGAACGCCAGTTCGGGCAGATGCCGGGTCTCACGCAAATGGCCTCGACCAGTTCCGGCGGTGCCTCGGTGCTGACCCTGCGTTTCAGCCTCGACATCAACATGGACGTCGCCGAACAGCAGGTGCAGGCCGCGATCAACGCCGCGACCAACCTGTTGCCGACCGACTTGCCGGCGCCGCCGGTGTACAACAAGGTCAACCCGGCGGACACCCCGGTGCTGACCCTGGCCATCACCTCGAAAACCATGTTGCTGCCCAAACTCAATGATCTGGTCGATACGCGCATGGCGCAGAAGATCGCCCAGATCAGCGGCGTCGGCATGGTCAGCATTGCCGGCGGCCAGCGTCAGGCGGTACGGATCAAGGTCAACCCGGAAGCGCTCGCCGCCAACGGCCTGAACCTGTCGGACGTGCGCACGCTGATTGGCGCGTCCAACGTCAACCAGCCCAAGGGCAACTTCGATGGCCCGACCCGGGTGTCGATGCTCGACGCCAACGACCAGCTGACCTCGCCCAAGGATTACGCCAACTTGATTCTGGCCTACGCCAACGGCGCGCCGCTGCGGCTGAAGGATGTCGCGCAGATCGTCGATGGCGCCGAGAACGAGCGTCTGGCGGCGTGGGCCAACCAGAATCAGGCCGTGCTGCTGAACATCCAGCGTCAGCCGGGTGCCAACGTGATCGAGGTAGTGGACCGGATCAAGGCGCTGCTGCCGAGCATCACCGACAACCTGCCGGCCGGCCTCGACGTCGTTGTCCTGACTGACCGTACCCAGACCATCCGCGCCTCCGTCACCGACGTGCAGCACGAACTGCTGATCGCCATCGCGCTGGTGGTGATGGTGACGTTCCTGTTTCTGCGGCGTGCCAGCGCCACGATCATTCCGTCGGTGGCCGTGCCGCTGTCGCTGATCGGTACGTTCGGCGTGATGTACCTGGCCGGGTTCTCGGTCAACAACCTGACCTTGATGGCGTTGACTATCGCCACGGGTTTTGTGGTCGACGATGCGATCGTGATGCTGGAAAACATCGCGCGTTTCATCGAGGAGGGCGACAGCCCGATGCAGGCCGCGCTCAAGGGCGCGAAGCAGATCGGTTTCACCCTGATTTCCCTGACCCTGTCGCTGATCGCGGTACTGATCCCGTTGCTGTTCATGGCCGACGTTGTGGGGCGGTTGTTCCGCGAATTCGCCATCACCCTGGCGGTGGCGATCCTGATCTCCCTGGTGGTTTCGCTGACCCTGACGCCGATGATGTGTGCGCGTCTGCTCAAGCGTGAGCCGGAAGAACATGAACAGGGCCGTTTTTACCGCGCCAGTGGTGCGTTCATCGACTGGATGATTTCCGCTTACGGGCGCAAATTGCAGTGGGTGCTCAAGCACCAGCCGCTGACCCTGCTGGTTGCCATCGGTACGCTGGCCCTGACCGTATTCCTTTATATGGTGGTGCCCAAGGGCTTCTTCCCGGTGCAGGACACCGGGGTGATCCAGGGGATTTCCGAAGCGCCGCAGTCGATTTCCTTCGCCGCGATGGGCGAGCGTCAGCAGGCGCTGGCCAAGGTGATTCTGGAAGATCCGGCGGTGGAAAGCCTGTCGTCCTACATCGGTGTCGACGGTGACAACGCCACGCTCAACAGCGGCCGGCTGCTGATCAACCTCAAGCCCCATGGTCAGCGTGATCTGACCGCCACTGAAGTGATTGCCCGCCTGCAACCGCAACTGGACAAACTGGTGGGCATCCGCCTGTTCATGCAGCCGGTGCAGGACCTGACCATCGAAGACCGCGTCAGCCGCACCCAGTACCAGTTCAGCATGTCGTCGCCGGATTCCGAATTGCTCAGCCTGTGGAGCGGCCGTCTGGTCGAGGCCCTGGCCCAGCGTCCGGAACTGACAGACGTTGCCAGCGACTTGCAGGACAAGGGTTTGCAGGTGTTCCTGGTGATCGACCGCGACGCCGCTTCTCGTCTGGGCGTGTCGGTGTCGAATATCACCGATGCACTGTACGACGCGTTCGGCCAGCGGCAGATTTCGACCATCTACACCCAGGCCAGCCAGTACCGCGTGGTGCTGCAGGCTCAGGCCGGGGAGAAGATCGGTCCGCAGGCGCTGGATCAGATTCACGTCAAGACCACCGATGGCGGTCAGGTGCGGTTGTCGAGTCTGGCCCACGTCGAAGAGCGGCAGGCGCAACTGGCGATCACCCACATCGGCCAGTTCCCGGCGGTGATGATGTCGTTCAACCTCGCGCCCGGCGTGGCGTTGGGGCATGCGGTGGACATCATCGAGCAGGTGCAGAAGGACATCGGCATGCCGATTGGCGTGCAGACCCAGTTCCAGGGCGCAGCCGAAGCGTTCCAGGCATCGCTGTCGAGCACCTTGCTGCTGATTCTGGCGGCGGTGGTGACCATGTACATCGTGCTCGGCGTGCTTTACGAGAGCTACATACACCCGATCACCATTCTGTCGACCTTGCCGTCGGCGGCGGTGGGGGCGTTGCTGGCGTTGCTGCTCAGTGGCAACGATCTGGGCATGATCGCGATCATCGGCATCATCCTGCTGATCGGTATCGTGAAGAAGAACGCGATCATGATGATCGACTTTGCCCTCGACGCTGAACGCACCCAGGGCATGGCGCCGGAGCAGGCGATCTATCAGGCGGCGCTGTTGCGTTTTCGGCCGATTCTGATGACAACGCTGGCAGCGCTGTTCGGTGCAGTGCCGTTGATGCTGGCCACCGGTTCCGGCGCTGAATTGCGTCAACCGCTGGGTCTGGTGATGGTCGGCGGGTTGCTGGTGAGTCAGGTGCTGACGCTGTTCACCACGCCAGTGATCTATTTGTACTTCGATCGTCTCGGCCGGCGCTGGGGCCGTGCACCGTCGGCCGTGGAGCCGGTGGAACAGCCATGA
- a CDS encoding YciI family protein, which translates to MRFMIIVKASHDSEAGVMPSEQLLTDMGNYNEELAKAGILVSADGLHPSSKGARVRFSGEKRSVIDGPFAETKELIAGYWIWDVKSKEEAIEWVKRCPNPMPGTESQIEIRQVFSPEDFGAEFTPELREQEERIREQAKKH; encoded by the coding sequence ATGCGCTTCATGATCATTGTCAAAGCCAGCCACGACTCCGAAGCCGGCGTGATGCCCAGCGAACAACTGCTGACCGACATGGGCAACTACAACGAGGAACTGGCCAAGGCCGGCATCCTGGTTTCGGCCGACGGCCTGCACCCGAGCAGCAAAGGCGCCCGTGTGCGTTTCAGCGGTGAAAAACGCAGCGTGATCGACGGCCCGTTCGCCGAAACCAAGGAGCTGATCGCCGGCTACTGGATCTGGGACGTGAAATCGAAAGAGGAAGCCATCGAATGGGTCAAGCGTTGCCCGAACCCCATGCCGGGCACTGAATCGCAAATCGAGATTCGCCAGGTGTTCAGCCCGGAAGATTTCGGCGCCGAATTCACTCCGGAACTGCGCGAGCAGGAAGAACGCATACGCGAACAGGCCAAAAAACACTGA
- a CDS encoding SphA family protein — MAKPCVVRPLLALCLIGSPLAYAAEGGVGRPITGQQVFSNAGVIPPAPGWVMSLTSIWYDGEIKGSGGAPISGEVSAGIKMKVSYTMANLTHVWDTGKGQWNYASAIGVPVQYTDIDAAITGPRGRTLGTSDSGTQFADALITPIAAGYHFDELNHISFSLPIYVPTGAYNDDRLANPGQNNYTFMPTVAFSHLDGKGGEFTLSGNLQFYTENKATDYRTGDIFTLEALWTHGFGNGWNAGLVAGYVQQISDDKGDTADTLNGFRGRSVGAGPTLGWSGKFADAQASVSARWVPEFDTKNRPEGNGVAVNMTLAFF, encoded by the coding sequence ATGGCCAAACCTTGCGTTGTCCGCCCATTACTGGCGCTCTGCTTGATCGGCAGTCCGCTGGCGTACGCGGCCGAAGGTGGCGTCGGTCGGCCGATCACCGGCCAGCAAGTGTTTTCCAACGCAGGCGTGATTCCGCCGGCGCCGGGCTGGGTGATGTCCTTGACCAGCATCTGGTACGACGGCGAGATCAAGGGCAGTGGCGGCGCACCGATTTCCGGAGAGGTCAGCGCCGGGATCAAGATGAAAGTTTCCTACACCATGGCCAACCTCACCCACGTCTGGGACACCGGAAAGGGGCAATGGAATTACGCCTCGGCCATCGGCGTGCCCGTCCAGTACACCGACATCGATGCTGCCATCACCGGCCCGCGCGGCCGTACCCTCGGCACCAGCGATTCCGGCACCCAGTTTGCCGATGCGCTGATCACGCCGATTGCTGCCGGCTACCACTTCGACGAGCTCAACCACATTTCGTTTTCGCTGCCGATCTACGTCCCGACCGGGGCCTATAACGATGATCGGCTGGCCAACCCCGGGCAGAACAATTACACGTTCATGCCCACCGTGGCGTTCTCTCATCTGGACGGCAAGGGCGGCGAATTCACCCTCTCCGGCAACCTGCAGTTCTACACCGAGAACAAAGCCACCGATTACCGCACCGGCGACATCTTCACCCTCGAAGCCCTGTGGACACACGGTTTCGGCAACGGCTGGAACGCCGGGCTGGTCGCCGGTTACGTCCAGCAGATCAGCGACGACAAGGGCGACACCGCCGACACCCTCAACGGTTTTCGCGGGCGCTCGGTGGGCGCCGGACCGACGCTCGGCTGGAGCGGCAAGTTCGCCGATGCCCAGGCCAGCGTCAGCGCGCGCTGGGTGCCTGAGTTCGATACCAAGAACCGGCCTGAAGGCAACGGCGTCGCCGTGAACATGACCCTGGCGTTTTTCTAG
- a CDS encoding efflux RND transporter permease subunit, which yields MNLSGPFIKRPVATMLLSLAIMLLGGVSFGLLPVSPLPQMDFPVIVVQASLPGASPEVMASTVATPLERSFGAIAGVNTMSSRSSQGSTRVILQFDLDRDINGAAREVQAAINASRNLLPSGMRSMPTYKKVNPSQAPIMVLSLTSDVLEKGQLYDLASTILSQSLSQVQGVGEVQIGGSSLPAVRIELEPQALNQYGVALDDVRKTIAEANVRRPKGSVEDDQRLWQIQANDQLEKAKDYESLIIHYNGGAALRLKDVAKVSDGVEDRYNSGFFNDDAAVLLVINRQAGANIIETVNEIKAQLPALQAVLPASVKLNLAMDRSPVIKATLHEAEMTLLIAVALVILVVFLFLGNFRASLIPTLAVPVSLVGTFAVMYLYGFSLNNLSLMALILATGLVVDDAIVVLENISRHIDEGVKPMKAAYLGAKEVGFTLLSMNVSLVAVFLSILFMGGIIESLFREFSITLAAAIVVSLVVSLTLTPMLCARWLKPHKPGEENRLQRWSRRTNDWMVGKYATSLDWVLRHRRLTLLSLIITVGVNVALYVVVPKTFMPQQDTGQLIGFVRGDDGLSFSVMQPKMETFRRAVLKDDAVESVAGFIGGTNGTNNAFMLVRLKPIKERNISAQKVIERLRKEMPKVAGAQLMLMADQDLQFGGGREQTTSQYSYILQSGDLGALREWYPKVVTALRALPELTAIDAREGRGAQQVTLIVDRDQAKRLGVDMNMVTAVLNNAYSQRQISTIYDSLNQYQVVMEVNPKYAQDPVTLKQVQVITADGARIPLSTFAHYENSLEDDRVSHEGQFASESISFDMAEGVTVEQGSAAIERAIAKVGLPEDVIAKMAGTADAFAATQKSQPFMILGALLAVYLVLGVLYESYVHPLTILSTLPSAGVGALLSIYALGGEFSLISLLGLFLLIGVVKKNAILMIDLALQLERHQGMAPLESIRSACLQRLRPILMTTLAAILGALPLLLSRAEGAEMRQPLGLTIIGGLVFSQVLTLYTTPVVYLYLDKLRHRFNKWRGVRTDAALETPL from the coding sequence ATGAACCTGTCCGGTCCTTTCATCAAGCGCCCGGTGGCGACGATGCTCCTGAGCCTGGCGATCATGCTGCTGGGCGGTGTGAGCTTCGGCCTGCTGCCGGTGTCGCCGCTGCCGCAGATGGACTTCCCGGTGATCGTGGTCCAGGCCAGCCTGCCCGGCGCCAGTCCGGAAGTCATGGCCTCCACCGTGGCCACGCCGCTGGAGCGTTCGTTCGGCGCCATCGCCGGCGTCAATACCATGAGCAGCCGTTCCAGCCAGGGCTCGACCCGGGTGATTCTGCAATTCGACCTCGACCGCGACATCAACGGCGCGGCGCGGGAAGTGCAGGCAGCGATCAACGCTTCGCGCAATCTGCTGCCGAGCGGGATGCGCAGCATGCCGACCTACAAGAAGGTCAACCCGTCGCAGGCACCGATCATGGTGTTGTCGCTGACCTCGGACGTGCTGGAAAAGGGTCAGCTCTACGACCTGGCCTCAACCATCCTGTCCCAGAGTCTGTCCCAGGTGCAGGGCGTCGGTGAAGTGCAGATCGGCGGCAGCTCCCTGCCGGCGGTGCGCATCGAACTCGAACCCCAGGCGCTGAACCAGTACGGCGTGGCGCTGGACGATGTGCGCAAGACCATCGCCGAAGCCAACGTGCGCCGGCCCAAGGGCTCGGTCGAGGACGACCAGCGTCTGTGGCAGATTCAGGCCAACGACCAGTTGGAGAAAGCCAAGGATTACGAATCGCTGATCATCCACTACAACGGTGGCGCGGCCCTGCGCCTGAAAGACGTGGCCAAGGTCAGCGACGGCGTGGAAGACCGCTACAACAGCGGTTTCTTCAACGATGACGCGGCGGTGCTGCTGGTGATCAACCGCCAGGCCGGCGCCAACATCATCGAGACGGTCAACGAGATCAAGGCGCAGTTGCCGGCGTTGCAGGCGGTGCTGCCGGCCAGCGTCAAACTGAACCTGGCGATGGATCGCTCGCCTGTGATCAAGGCCACCCTGCACGAAGCGGAAATGACCCTGCTGATCGCCGTGGCACTGGTGATTCTGGTGGTGTTCCTGTTCCTCGGTAACTTCCGCGCGTCGCTGATTCCGACGTTGGCGGTGCCGGTGTCGCTGGTCGGCACCTTCGCGGTGATGTACCTCTACGGATTCTCGCTGAACAACCTGTCGCTGATGGCGCTGATTCTCGCCACCGGGCTGGTGGTGGACGACGCCATCGTGGTGCTGGAGAACATTTCCCGGCACATCGACGAAGGCGTCAAACCGATGAAGGCCGCGTACCTCGGGGCCAAGGAAGTCGGGTTCACCTTGCTGTCGATGAACGTCTCGCTGGTGGCGGTGTTCCTGTCGATCCTGTTCATGGGCGGGATTATCGAAAGCCTGTTCCGCGAATTTTCCATCACCCTGGCTGCGGCCATCGTGGTGTCGCTGGTGGTTTCCCTGACGCTGACCCCGATGCTCTGCGCGCGCTGGCTCAAACCCCACAAGCCGGGCGAGGAAAACCGCCTGCAACGCTGGAGCCGCCGCACCAACGACTGGATGGTCGGCAAGTACGCCACCAGCCTTGACTGGGTGTTGCGTCACCGTCGCCTGACGTTGCTGAGCCTGATCATCACGGTCGGAGTGAACGTCGCCCTCTATGTTGTAGTGCCGAAAACCTTCATGCCGCAGCAGGACACCGGCCAGTTGATCGGTTTCGTGCGCGGTGACGATGGTCTGTCGTTCAGCGTGATGCAGCCGAAAATGGAGACCTTCCGCCGTGCGGTGCTCAAGGACGACGCGGTCGAGAGTGTCGCGGGGTTCATCGGTGGCACCAACGGCACCAACAACGCCTTTATGCTGGTACGCCTGAAACCGATCAAGGAGCGCAATATCTCGGCACAAAAGGTCATCGAGCGCCTGCGCAAGGAAATGCCCAAGGTGGCCGGTGCGCAATTGATGCTGATGGCCGACCAGGACCTGCAATTCGGCGGCGGCCGCGAGCAGACTACTTCGCAGTACAGCTACATCCTGCAAAGCGGTGACCTGGGCGCCTTGCGCGAGTGGTACCCGAAAGTGGTCACCGCGCTGCGAGCCTTGCCGGAACTGACGGCCATCGACGCCCGTGAAGGGCGCGGTGCACAGCAGGTGACGCTGATCGTCGACCGCGATCAGGCCAAGCGCCTGGGCGTGGACATGAACATGGTCACCGCCGTGCTCAACAACGCCTACAGTCAGCGGCAGATTTCCACGATTTACGACAGCCTCAACCAGTATCAGGTGGTGATGGAGGTCAATCCGAAATATGCCCAGGACCCGGTGACGCTCAAGCAGGTTCAGGTGATTACCGCTGACGGTGCGCGGATTCCGCTGTCGACGTTCGCCCATTATGAAAACAGCCTGGAAGACGACCGGGTCAGCCACGAAGGCCAGTTCGCCTCCGAGAGCATTTCCTTCGACATGGCCGAAGGCGTGACGGTGGAGCAGGGTAGCGCCGCCATTGAGCGAGCGATTGCCAAGGTCGGCCTGCCGGAAGACGTGATCGCGAAAATGGCCGGCACCGCCGATGCGTTTGCCGCCACCCAGAAAAGCCAGCCGTTCATGATCCTCGGTGCGCTGCTGGCGGTGTATCTGGTGCTGGGCGTGCTGTATGAAAGCTATGTTCACCCGCTGACGATCCTTTCGACGTTGCCGTCGGCCGGGGTCGGTGCGTTGCTGTCGATCTATGCGCTGGGCGGTGAGTTCAGCCTGATCTCGCTGCTCGGGCTGTTCCTGCTGATCGGCGTGGTGAAGAAGAACGCGATCCTGATGATCGACCTGGCGCTGCAACTGGAGCGTCATCAAGGCATGGCGCCGCTGGAATCGATCCGTAGCGCCTGTCTGCAACGTTTGCGGCCGATCCTGATGACCACGTTGGCGGCGATCCTCGGCGCCTTGCCGTTGTTGCTCAGCCGGGCTGAAGGCGCGGAAATGCGCCAGCCGCTGGGCCTGACCATCATCGGCGGGCTGGTCTTCAGCCAGGTGCTGACCCTTTACACCACACCTGTGGTTTACCTCTATCTCGACAAGCTGCGCCATCGTTTCAACAAATGGCGTGGCGTGCGCACCGATGCCGCTCTGGAAACTCCGCTATGA